In Spirochaeta thermophila DSM 6578, the following proteins share a genomic window:
- a CDS encoding alkaline phosphatase — MKRLIVSLLLLVSLLPMGAGGTRETGSAPKVSPEPSQPKAKYIFFFIGDGMGLPQINAAEAYLMAREQKDAPLRLSFTTFPATGMATTYSSDSYITDSAAAGTALAAGRKTANGVINMDPGKTRTFTTIAERLYERGLKVGIISTVSIDHATPASFYAHQPSRSNYYEIGLELAKSGFEFFGGGGFRDPEGKRSKREGGKPNVLEEARKAGYTILTTEEEILGLSPGSAQKVIAINPVLPSSAAMPYKIDRDEESLDLADFTRKAVEFLENPEGFFIMVEGGKIDWACHANDAVAAIQDVLDFDEAVQVAVEFARRHPDETLIVVTGDHETGGLTIGFAGTRYENAFPVLLNQKVSFEGFNAVFESYKSKKGLTLDDVMPLVREYFGIESLTPYEEEVLSRALRASLEGVPEDDPQSYLLYGGYEPFTVTLTHVVNNRAGLGWTTWSHTGVPVPVYATGPGAHLFTGYYDNTDIPKRIARLAGVDL; from the coding sequence ATGAAGAGACTCATCGTATCCCTGTTACTACTCGTCTCCCTGCTACCCATGGGGGCAGGGGGAACGAGGGAGACCGGATCCGCTCCCAAGGTCTCCCCAGAGCCTTCTCAGCCGAAGGCGAAGTACATCTTCTTCTTCATCGGGGACGGTATGGGCCTTCCGCAGATCAATGCGGCCGAGGCCTACCTCATGGCCCGGGAGCAGAAGGATGCCCCGCTACGGCTCTCGTTCACCACGTTCCCCGCCACCGGCATGGCGACCACCTATTCCTCGGACAGCTACATCACGGACTCGGCAGCCGCGGGCACTGCACTCGCGGCGGGTAGGAAGACTGCCAACGGGGTGATCAACATGGACCCGGGGAAAACCCGGACCTTCACCACGATTGCAGAGCGGCTCTATGAAAGAGGCCTCAAAGTGGGTATCATCTCCACGGTCTCCATCGACCACGCCACCCCTGCCTCTTTCTACGCCCATCAACCCAGTAGAAGCAACTACTACGAGATCGGTCTGGAGCTCGCAAAGAGCGGGTTCGAGTTCTTCGGTGGAGGGGGATTCCGCGATCCGGAGGGAAAGAGAAGTAAGAGGGAAGGAGGGAAGCCCAACGTGCTCGAAGAGGCGAGGAAGGCCGGCTATACCATCCTCACCACCGAGGAGGAGATCCTGGGTCTCTCTCCTGGGTCGGCGCAGAAGGTGATCGCGATCAATCCCGTGCTCCCTTCATCCGCTGCGATGCCCTACAAGATCGATAGGGACGAGGAGTCTCTCGATCTTGCCGACTTCACACGAAAGGCCGTGGAGTTCCTCGAGAATCCAGAGGGCTTCTTCATCATGGTGGAGGGGGGTAAGATCGACTGGGCCTGTCATGCGAACGATGCAGTGGCGGCCATACAGGACGTCCTCGACTTCGACGAGGCGGTGCAGGTGGCCGTGGAGTTCGCACGACGGCATCCGGATGAGACCCTCATCGTGGTCACCGGCGACCATGAGACAGGGGGACTCACCATAGGGTTCGCCGGCACGAGATACGAGAATGCCTTCCCGGTGCTCCTCAACCAGAAGGTCTCGTTCGAGGGGTTCAATGCGGTCTTCGAATCATACAAGAGTAAAAAGGGCCTCACGCTCGACGATGTGATGCCCCTGGTGAGGGAATACTTCGGGATCGAGTCCCTCACTCCCTACGAGGAAGAGGTGCTCTCGCGCGCCCTCCGGGCGAGTCTGGAAGGGGTTCCTGAGGATGATCCTCAGTCCTACCTCCTCTACGGCGGGTACGAACCGTTCACCGTGACCCTCACCCATGTGGTGAACAACCGTGCCGGCCTCGGCTGGACGACCTGGAGCCACACGGGAGTTCCTGTGCCGGTCTATGCCACAGGACCCGGGGCTCACCTCTTCACAGGTTACTACGACAATACCGATATCCCGAAGCGGATCGCCCGGTTGGCGGGTGTGGACCTGTAG
- a CDS encoding DUF4236 domain-containing protein, whose translation MAFRFFRRIRLAPGITLNLSRSGASVSLGPRGARLTLGGRTGARLTFGLPGTGLSYTTTLGTGTTGRRGRPSRRRASASREDSLTPSFWDALTVPPEEQALLEACKALGRGDETAALEALGRAGSIPDAAYLEGFLLLKHERPAEAEEAFRRALRRPEQIGAWCARHGIKPVFSLPITEELSAIVEPSAHGVLLGLVEALQEQGKHQEALQVLTRLQGERPTDPVVALSLVELLWDMDPGDEQHLERILTLTEEVANETPVHACLLLYRARALRAKGLPRLAARILTRALARRKDRPPELLKALRYERALAFEEADLPARARADLEALYAEDPRYEDVARRLGLEP comes from the coding sequence ATGGCCTTCAGGTTCTTCCGTCGGATCCGTCTCGCCCCAGGCATCACCCTCAACCTCTCACGGTCGGGCGCCTCCGTCTCCCTCGGTCCCCGGGGGGCCAGACTCACCCTCGGAGGTCGCACGGGAGCCCGGCTCACCTTCGGCCTTCCCGGTACAGGCCTCTCCTACACCACCACCCTCGGCACGGGCACCACCGGACGGAGGGGAAGACCCTCCCGGCGCCGGGCATCCGCATCCCGAGAGGACTCGCTTACCCCTTCCTTCTGGGACGCCCTTACCGTACCGCCGGAAGAGCAGGCCCTCCTCGAGGCCTGCAAGGCCCTCGGCCGGGGAGACGAGACGGCGGCCCTCGAGGCCCTCGGCCGGGCGGGATCGATCCCCGACGCCGCCTACCTGGAGGGGTTCCTCCTGCTCAAGCATGAACGCCCTGCCGAGGCAGAAGAGGCCTTCCGACGCGCGCTCCGACGTCCCGAACAGATCGGCGCCTGGTGTGCGCGACATGGGATAAAGCCGGTCTTTTCCCTCCCTATCACCGAGGAACTCTCCGCCATAGTGGAACCTTCGGCGCACGGCGTGCTCCTCGGCCTGGTGGAAGCCCTCCAGGAGCAGGGAAAGCACCAGGAAGCGCTTCAGGTTCTCACCCGCCTTCAGGGAGAGCGGCCTACAGACCCCGTGGTGGCCCTTTCTCTTGTGGAACTCCTGTGGGACATGGACCCCGGAGACGAACAGCACCTCGAGAGGATCCTCACCCTCACTGAAGAAGTCGCCAACGAGACCCCGGTGCACGCCTGCCTCCTCCTCTACCGTGCCCGGGCCCTCAGGGCCAAGGGGCTCCCCCGTCTCGCCGCCCGCATCCTCACCCGCGCCCTCGCGAGGCGGAAAGACCGACCGCCCGAGCTCCTCAAGGCCCTCAGGTACGAACGCGCCCTCGCCTTCGAGGAGGCAGACCTTCCCGCGCGTGCCCGTGCCGACCTCGAGGCCCTCTACGCGGAAGACCCCCGGTACGAGGACGTGGCCCGCCGCCTCGGACTCGAGCCGTGA
- the murC gene encoding UDP-N-acetylmuramate--L-alanine ligase, translated as MELFSPEGLASARLFFVGIKGTGMTALAELFSAAGAVIEGSDVDDTFYTDEILASLGIRVHDFSHHHLHAPWHAVVHSAAYPPTHPQLAEARRLGIPCYPYPHALGAYSRHFRSAGIAGVHGKTSTTALTGTLLRALSLPAATLTGSAVPLWGGRATLTHPSPRYFVAETCEYRRHFLHFNPTWIVLTSVEEDHLDYYPTYEDIFAAFLEYAHLLPPDGALIYCADQPGAVQAARTLAAERPDLALIPYGRTAPGPFRITDISQHPGAQTARLAAGLSFTLHVPGAHMLLNATAALALTALIAQDAGLAPSPEAFLSDHAGPLCAALASYTGTRRRSEVVGQAGGIIFIDDYGHHPTAIRATLEGYRTFYPGRRIILDFMSHTYSRTAALLHEFARSFEPADIVILHKIYASARETSGAVTGEDLYRAASAMHPFVYYTHEVMDAFDLCTRILRPGDLFITMGAGDNWKLGRALYQHYANKEGAPTCEA; from the coding sequence ATGGAGTTGTTCAGCCCTGAGGGACTTGCATCCGCCCGGCTTTTCTTCGTGGGCATAAAGGGCACGGGAATGACCGCCCTCGCCGAGCTGTTCTCGGCAGCAGGGGCTGTGATAGAAGGATCGGACGTCGACGATACCTTCTACACCGACGAGATCCTTGCCTCACTGGGAATTCGGGTACACGACTTTTCCCACCACCACCTCCACGCCCCCTGGCACGCCGTCGTCCACTCCGCCGCCTACCCCCCCACCCACCCCCAGCTCGCCGAAGCCCGCCGCCTCGGCATCCCCTGCTACCCCTACCCCCATGCCCTCGGCGCCTACTCCCGCCACTTCCGCTCCGCGGGCATCGCAGGCGTGCACGGCAAGACCAGCACCACCGCCCTCACCGGCACCCTCCTCCGCGCCCTCTCCCTCCCCGCCGCCACGCTCACCGGCAGCGCCGTCCCCCTCTGGGGAGGCCGCGCCACCCTCACACACCCTTCTCCCCGCTACTTCGTGGCCGAAACCTGTGAGTACCGCCGCCACTTCCTGCACTTCAACCCCACCTGGATCGTCCTCACCAGCGTGGAGGAAGACCACCTGGACTACTATCCCACCTATGAGGACATCTTCGCCGCCTTTCTGGAATACGCCCACCTCCTCCCCCCTGACGGCGCCCTCATCTACTGCGCCGACCAGCCCGGCGCCGTCCAGGCGGCCCGCACCCTTGCCGCCGAGCGCCCCGACCTGGCCCTCATCCCCTACGGCCGGACTGCACCCGGCCCCTTCCGCATCACAGATATCAGCCAGCACCCCGGCGCCCAGACCGCACGACTCGCAGCCGGCCTCTCCTTCACGCTCCACGTACCCGGCGCCCACATGCTCCTCAATGCCACCGCCGCCCTCGCCCTCACCGCCCTCATCGCGCAGGACGCAGGCCTTGCCCCCTCGCCCGAAGCCTTTCTCTCAGATCACGCTGGGCCCCTCTGTGCAGCTCTTGCCTCGTATACCGGCACCCGGAGGCGGAGCGAGGTGGTGGGCCAGGCAGGGGGCATCATCTTCATAGACGACTACGGCCATCACCCCACCGCCATCCGCGCCACTCTTGAAGGCTACCGGACCTTTTACCCCGGCAGACGCATCATCCTCGACTTCATGTCCCACACCTACTCGCGCACCGCAGCCCTCCTTCACGAGTTCGCCAGGTCCTTCGAGCCAGCCGACATCGTCATACTCCACAAAATTTACGCCTCTGCGCGGGAGACCTCTGGTGCTGTCACCGGAGAAGACCTCTACCGGGCTGCCTCGGCCATGCATCCCTTTGTGTACTATACACATGAAGTGATGGATGCCTTTGACCTCTGCACCCGTATCCTGCGACCGGGAGACCTCTTCATCACCATGGGCGCAGGCGACAACTGGAAACTCGGCCGCGCCCTCTACCAGCACTACGCCAACAAGGAAGGAGCACCCACATGCGAAGCATGA
- a CDS encoding MFS transporter, with protein sequence MDNRLFAGLFGVMLMMGIALTLFGATLPLLIRTFGWSYLESGLVMGAGSVSFFIATFFAGRIASTVGLSRLFRGGFVLAAGGLLLFARWPSMWVNVFVNALMSLGFGAVEIGANLTMLQLEKDGSGRAMNVLHAAFAIGAILGPVATGALLQAGIPWNLVYRGMAVLFLVLWMVMERLNPSRFDIPRADHDIHPREALIREPVYWLGFLTLCLYVGAELGVSNWVAEYGVQVFRIPERYAVFLVSTFWVGLLAGRFLAPLVLTPTRQRRVLLGSAVLFAAAVALTALLGMVLPSPLLLVVLVLASGLGAAVIFPTTVSLVGTALARWQGDAVGFATTGGGVGSFVFPFVMSAISEAWGIRIGFAFYSVSAFLLLGSLGLLIAAAAHRAGRGKG encoded by the coding sequence ATGGATAATCGGCTGTTTGCGGGTCTTTTCGGCGTGATGCTCATGATGGGGATAGCCCTCACTCTCTTCGGGGCCACACTCCCCCTCCTCATCAGGACCTTCGGCTGGAGCTATCTGGAGAGCGGCCTGGTGATGGGTGCAGGGTCGGTGAGCTTCTTCATCGCCACCTTTTTCGCGGGCAGGATCGCCTCCACGGTGGGACTTTCCCGGCTCTTCAGAGGGGGGTTCGTCCTCGCAGCAGGGGGGCTCCTCCTCTTCGCGAGGTGGCCGTCCATGTGGGTGAACGTGTTCGTGAACGCGCTCATGTCGCTGGGGTTCGGTGCGGTGGAGATAGGAGCGAACCTCACCATGCTCCAGCTCGAGAAGGACGGGTCCGGGAGGGCGATGAACGTGCTGCACGCGGCCTTCGCCATAGGGGCGATCCTCGGTCCCGTGGCAACTGGCGCCCTGCTTCAGGCCGGGATCCCCTGGAACCTGGTGTACCGGGGCATGGCGGTGCTCTTTCTGGTCCTGTGGATGGTGATGGAGCGGCTCAATCCCTCCAGGTTCGACATTCCGCGTGCCGACCACGACATCCACCCACGGGAGGCCCTCATTCGCGAGCCGGTCTACTGGCTTGGCTTCCTCACCCTGTGTCTCTACGTAGGGGCGGAGTTGGGGGTATCCAACTGGGTGGCGGAGTACGGGGTGCAGGTGTTCAGGATACCGGAACGGTACGCGGTGTTTCTGGTCTCCACGTTCTGGGTGGGACTTCTTGCAGGCAGGTTCCTCGCGCCCCTGGTGCTCACACCGACACGGCAGCGTCGCGTACTTCTGGGGAGTGCCGTGCTCTTTGCCGCGGCCGTGGCCCTCACGGCCCTTCTGGGGATGGTGCTCCCCTCCCCTCTCCTCCTGGTCGTCCTGGTGCTCGCCTCGGGCCTCGGCGCTGCGGTGATCTTCCCCACCACGGTCTCGCTCGTGGGTACCGCACTCGCGCGCTGGCAGGGTGATGCCGTGGGATTCGCCACCACAGGAGGCGGTGTGGGCTCGTTCGTCTTCCCGTTCGTCATGTCTGCCATATCAGAGGCGTGGGGGATCCGGATCGGCTTCGCCTTCTACAGTGTGAGCGCTTTCCTCCTACTCGGGTCGCTCGGCCTGCTCATTGCAGCGGCCGCTCACCGCGCGGGACGAGGAAAGGGCTGA
- the mads4 gene encoding methylation-associated defense system protein MAD4, with amino-acid sequence MRVDLVVLVADKDMEVAIRRLLQCRADSLKIRGNITFAVHTHPQRDPGVLNDGVNFLRNFVGKCSHALVLFDREGCGREHLSAERLEEEMEAQLHRNGWSRESVSVIVLDPELEIWVWSGSSHVSKVIGLSEQELDSLLKEVPCNALKKPLRPKEALKEALRRSTRPFSSSIFDSLAKDVSLTKCQDRAFKKFKATLRRWFPPQDLA; translated from the coding sequence ATGCGGGTAGATCTTGTAGTGCTGGTGGCTGATAAAGACATGGAAGTTGCCATACGGAGACTCCTCCAATGTCGAGCCGATTCATTGAAAATCCGGGGGAACATCACATTTGCGGTGCATACCCATCCTCAGAGAGATCCGGGTGTTCTGAATGATGGGGTGAATTTTCTGAGAAACTTCGTGGGAAAGTGTAGTCATGCTTTGGTACTTTTCGACCGGGAGGGGTGTGGGAGAGAGCACCTTTCGGCCGAAAGATTAGAAGAGGAGATGGAGGCCCAGCTACACCGCAACGGTTGGAGCCGCGAGAGTGTCTCAGTGATCGTCCTTGACCCTGAGCTTGAGATATGGGTATGGAGTGGTTCATCTCATGTGAGTAAGGTAATAGGCCTCTCCGAACAAGAGCTTGACAGTCTTCTCAAGGAGGTTCCATGCAATGCTCTGAAGAAACCTTTACGTCCCAAAGAGGCGCTTAAGGAGGCTTTACGCAGAAGTACCCGTCCTTTCTCTTCCAGCATCTTTGACAGCTTGGCAAAAGACGTAAGCCTCACAAAATGTCAGGATCGGGCCTTCAAAAAATTTAAGGCAACACTCCGAAGATGGTTCCCGCCTCAAGATCTTGCATAG
- the mads3 gene encoding methylation-associated defense system AAA family ATPase MAD3 yields MITRVEVRHYKCLKRVDVRLHPFNILIGPNASGKSSLLDVFQFLQESLEDDVDKAVTRRTSSFEDLVWKQGESKEGFEIGLEAEVPQELHRNGYTKLRYEVAVGLSEEREVVVHSENLWLLSKGTGRRSSFQKNTEKEAELFIPEIFELQDTHILHNGHTPEGYRLVIRKKHWNSNNYFKSESTKWNIAFRLSPKRLSLSGIPEDKERFPIALWFRDMLREGIQILRLNSLSMRRSSPIDAPLSFQSDGSNLPVMVEKLQKEYRERYEWWVDHVKTTLQDLEGIEVRERPEDRSRYIVAKYSNGSVIPAWMLSDGTLRMLALTLLAYLPPKERIVLVEEPENGMHPKAIHSVYQALSSVYKGQILVATHSPLFMALAEPKDLLIFSKTSSGATVIVRGDDHPALKDWRKQDSLDVLFASGVLG; encoded by the coding sequence ATGATTACTCGGGTGGAAGTCCGGCACTATAAGTGTCTGAAGAGAGTAGATGTGCGACTCCATCCGTTCAACATCCTCATAGGCCCTAATGCGAGTGGCAAGAGTTCTTTACTCGATGTATTTCAGTTTCTCCAAGAATCATTGGAAGATGATGTGGATAAGGCCGTTACCCGAAGAACCTCTTCCTTCGAAGATCTTGTATGGAAACAGGGAGAAAGCAAAGAGGGATTTGAGATTGGACTCGAAGCCGAGGTTCCCCAAGAGCTTCATAGAAATGGATACACAAAACTCCGTTATGAGGTTGCTGTTGGACTTTCTGAAGAGAGAGAGGTAGTCGTCCACTCCGAGAATCTCTGGCTCCTCTCAAAAGGGACAGGACGTCGCTCCTCCTTTCAAAAGAACACCGAAAAGGAGGCGGAGCTTTTTATCCCTGAGATTTTTGAGCTCCAGGATACGCATATCCTGCATAATGGACATACTCCAGAGGGATACCGCCTGGTGATCAGAAAAAAGCATTGGAATAGCAATAATTATTTCAAATCAGAGTCTACAAAATGGAACATAGCTTTTCGGCTTTCCCCAAAGCGACTCTCCCTTTCAGGGATTCCAGAAGACAAAGAGCGTTTCCCTATAGCCCTTTGGTTTAGAGATATGCTACGAGAAGGTATACAAATACTACGCCTGAATAGTCTCTCGATGCGGAGGTCTTCTCCTATCGATGCACCTCTCTCCTTTCAATCGGATGGTTCCAATCTCCCTGTGATGGTGGAAAAACTTCAGAAAGAGTATCGAGAGCGGTATGAATGGTGGGTAGACCATGTGAAGACCACGCTTCAAGATCTCGAAGGGATCGAGGTGAGAGAACGGCCTGAGGACAGGTCTCGTTATATTGTAGCAAAATATTCGAATGGCAGTGTGATCCCCGCTTGGATGCTTTCCGACGGTACGTTGCGAATGCTTGCCCTCACTCTACTTGCCTACCTTCCTCCGAAAGAAAGAATAGTGCTTGTAGAAGAACCAGAAAACGGCATGCATCCAAAGGCCATCCACTCCGTATATCAGGCTTTGAGCTCAGTGTACAAGGGTCAGATTCTCGTTGCTACACACTCGCCTTTGTTCATGGCCCTTGCTGAGCCCAAAGACCTCCTCATATTTTCGAAGACTTCTTCAGGGGCCACCGTGATAGTCCGCGGTGATGATCATCCTGCACTCAAAGATTGGAGGAAGCAGGACTCTCTCGACGTTCTTTTTGCCTCAGGAGTGTTGGGGTGA
- a CDS encoding CapA family protein gives MERREGSGSWMGAVLLLVLVSGGCSGGVGGSSGTALPVGEMLREEVVSRLRPPEGVEVRVTPGEGVPEGRLLWKPVASLLYGVPVRLETALTESLPEGEAWGRAVRLEEIVLPHLAARVEGRYPGEKGYPLEVRVWVGVRADLLADTGVRAWWERVGFEADGVSWVGVVGDVGPFGALGEVLAGPGGAQRVAGEVWEALRGVEVLLGNLEGAVTSRTGAYPKPYIFRIPEGALRGLRELGFDWLSLANNHSWDFFEPGFLDTLRALARVGLATSGAGRSLEEAQVWWRVRLREGWVGVLGVGAYLREDSGFDGEAFAAARPGKPGILWADERLWGAMEGEREGLRLLMVHGGLEYTDAPREDFVRLYRTMVDHGADVVIGAHPHVLQGGETYKKGIIFYSLGNFLFPDDVDDPRAFRSVLLRLGIHKGEVRILSPLPVVFESGRLWIGEGGIIHALIGAPPR, from the coding sequence ATGGAAAGGAGGGAAGGATCCGGCTCCTGGATGGGAGCGGTGCTGCTGCTAGTCCTCGTCTCGGGCGGGTGTAGCGGGGGGGTGGGAGGGTCGTCCGGCACGGCGCTACCGGTGGGGGAGATGCTGCGGGAGGAGGTGGTCTCGCGTCTTCGGCCGCCTGAGGGGGTGGAGGTGCGGGTGACTCCGGGGGAAGGGGTCCCGGAGGGGCGTCTTCTCTGGAAGCCCGTGGCCTCGCTCCTCTATGGGGTGCCGGTGCGGCTCGAGACGGCGCTCACGGAGAGCCTTCCGGAGGGAGAGGCGTGGGGGCGGGCGGTGCGTCTCGAAGAGATCGTCCTGCCGCATCTTGCGGCACGGGTGGAGGGGCGGTATCCGGGTGAGAAGGGATACCCCCTGGAGGTGCGGGTGTGGGTGGGGGTGCGGGCGGATCTCCTCGCGGATACGGGGGTTCGTGCGTGGTGGGAGAGGGTGGGGTTCGAGGCGGACGGGGTGAGCTGGGTGGGGGTGGTGGGGGATGTGGGGCCGTTCGGGGCACTGGGGGAGGTGCTGGCGGGGCCAGGGGGTGCGCAAAGGGTGGCAGGGGAGGTGTGGGAGGCGCTCAGGGGGGTGGAGGTGCTCCTCGGCAACCTGGAAGGGGCGGTGACATCACGCACGGGGGCGTATCCCAAGCCGTATATCTTCCGGATACCCGAGGGGGCGCTCCGGGGGCTGAGGGAGCTGGGGTTCGATTGGCTGTCGCTGGCGAACAACCACTCGTGGGACTTCTTCGAGCCGGGGTTCCTCGATACCTTGCGCGCGCTCGCGAGGGTGGGGCTGGCAACGTCGGGGGCGGGGAGAAGCCTGGAGGAGGCGCAGGTGTGGTGGCGGGTGCGGCTGCGGGAGGGGTGGGTGGGGGTGCTGGGGGTGGGGGCGTACCTGCGGGAGGACAGCGGGTTCGACGGGGAGGCGTTCGCGGCTGCACGGCCGGGGAAGCCGGGGATCCTGTGGGCGGACGAGAGGTTGTGGGGGGCGATGGAGGGGGAGAGGGAGGGCCTCCGTCTCCTGATGGTGCACGGAGGGCTCGAGTACACCGACGCGCCCAGAGAAGACTTCGTCCGCCTCTATCGTACGATGGTGGACCATGGTGCCGATGTGGTGATCGGCGCCCACCCTCATGTCCTCCAAGGGGGCGAAACCTACAAGAAGGGCATCATCTTCTATTCGCTCGGCAATTTCCTCTTCCCCGATGATGTGGACGATCCCCGTGCCTTCAGATCGGTCCTCCTGAGGCTCGGGATCCATAAAGGGGAGGTGAGGATTCTCTCCCCCCTCCCCGTGGTGTTCGAGTCCGGCCGGCTCTGGATTGGCGAAGGGGGGATCATCCATGCCCTAATCGGCGCCCCCCCACGATGA
- a CDS encoding YibE/F family protein, whose product MTRVLHLLRSKDGLVTLSSVLCIGVLLLLPTTTRFDRPRPDEVRAKGLVVTTDDSNLHQFGLVRQGEQVLEVEVTSGPWKGERVRATNILQGSLELDKVFSPGDAVLVVLTVQDGVLSSWASVPDFWRLDVELILALAFSASLLVFAGWTGFRALVSFVLTAVSFWKLLLPAYLAGYAPVPVAVAVVSCLTGLILLLIGGWRRKTLVAFLGAVVGMGAILAVIGLWGGGFRLHGAVRQFAESLLYSGFPYLDLTGILYASIFMGAMGAIMDLAMDIASAQEELVRHRPDIGRMAIVRSGMRVGRAVLGTMSTTLLFAYSGSYLPLLLVFMAQGVPLLNALNLQYVAVEVLHTLAGSMGLVLVAPATAVMGGLLFPGVRDAAMIPSPLPALPHEIPQVEEEAEAEA is encoded by the coding sequence GTGACACGCGTACTCCATCTCCTGAGATCGAAGGACGGGCTCGTCACTCTCTCTTCCGTCCTTTGTATAGGGGTGTTGCTCCTGCTTCCAACGACGACGAGGTTCGACCGTCCCCGGCCTGACGAGGTGAGGGCAAAAGGCCTCGTGGTGACGACCGATGACAGCAACCTCCACCAGTTCGGCCTGGTCCGTCAGGGTGAACAGGTCCTGGAGGTGGAGGTGACATCGGGTCCATGGAAAGGAGAGCGCGTCCGAGCCACCAACATCCTCCAGGGAAGCCTCGAACTGGACAAGGTCTTCTCCCCCGGGGATGCGGTGTTGGTGGTGCTCACCGTACAGGACGGGGTGCTCTCGTCATGGGCCTCGGTGCCGGACTTCTGGAGGCTCGATGTGGAGCTCATCCTCGCCCTCGCCTTTTCGGCATCGCTCCTCGTGTTCGCGGGATGGACGGGCTTCAGGGCCCTCGTATCCTTCGTACTCACGGCAGTGAGTTTCTGGAAGCTCCTCCTTCCCGCCTACCTCGCAGGATATGCCCCCGTCCCGGTGGCCGTGGCCGTGGTGTCCTGCCTCACGGGACTCATCCTCCTTCTCATAGGGGGGTGGAGGAGGAAGACTCTGGTCGCGTTCCTCGGTGCGGTGGTGGGGATGGGGGCCATCCTGGCCGTGATCGGGTTGTGGGGAGGGGGATTCAGGCTGCACGGAGCGGTCCGCCAGTTCGCCGAGAGCCTCCTCTATTCCGGGTTTCCCTACCTGGACCTCACCGGCATCCTCTACGCGAGCATCTTCATGGGGGCCATGGGGGCGATCATGGATCTCGCGATGGACATCGCCTCAGCCCAGGAGGAGCTCGTACGACACAGGCCCGATATCGGGAGGATGGCGATCGTGCGCTCGGGCATGCGGGTGGGGAGGGCGGTACTGGGGACCATGAGCACCACCCTCCTCTTCGCCTATTCCGGGTCGTACCTTCCCCTCCTCCTCGTCTTCATGGCGCAGGGGGTTCCCCTCCTGAATGCCCTCAACCTGCAGTACGTGGCCGTGGAGGTGCTCCACACCCTCGCGGGGTCAATGGGTCTGGTCCTGGTGGCCCCGGCCACGGCGGTGATGGGGGGACTTCTCTTCCCGGGGGTGCGCGATGCGGCGATGATCCCCTCTCCTCTTCCGGCGCTTCCTCACGAGATCCCTCAGGTTGAAGAGGAGGCTGAGGCCGAGGCTTGA